From Bordetella flabilis, the proteins below share one genomic window:
- a CDS encoding extracellular solute-binding protein, with amino-acid sequence MKKLHETGVARAIRAGGRVWIFGAALMAASVAHAAPVQIQVWHTLTDANKAEFEKLVKQYNKEQSSVEVQLRDFATQQALQQAATSAVAAKKAPNLVQLQDNHSPEVVAEHKAIKPLYELLAKYPIKDLNWFLPSTTSFTRDSRGRLLAFPYMAEVPVMFYNVALYKKAGLNPAEPARTWSDLQGQLLKLRDAADVECPYASGDQVEVHLENLAPVNNQLYTSNGNGVEAVKGKPLPAALQFDSLYMRHVSLMASWKRSLLFTQHSDDDKPDESFAKGQCGVLTAGSSALGRLLNAKSLSFGVAPLPYYEQVTKQAGKPFVSGSALWVMEGHPATEDKATSEFLAWLAKPVVAAEWHQRTGYLPLTEAAFRASDVSFYSRVPGAQQVVDSMRSQPAPNSRGFRVSNYDRIEPILSRELTDAIDGKTPPVAALNSAAAQARTIVQQR; translated from the coding sequence ACCCTGACCGATGCCAACAAGGCTGAATTCGAAAAACTGGTCAAGCAATACAACAAGGAACAGAGCAGCGTCGAGGTGCAGTTGCGCGACTTCGCTACGCAGCAGGCGCTGCAACAGGCGGCCACTTCGGCCGTCGCGGCCAAGAAGGCGCCCAACCTGGTCCAATTGCAGGACAACCATTCGCCCGAAGTCGTGGCCGAACACAAGGCCATCAAGCCACTGTACGAGCTGCTGGCCAAGTATCCCATCAAGGATCTGAACTGGTTCCTTCCGTCGACCACCAGTTTCACCCGCGACAGCCGTGGCCGCCTGCTGGCGTTTCCGTACATGGCAGAAGTTCCGGTCATGTTCTACAACGTCGCGCTGTACAAGAAAGCGGGCCTGAATCCTGCCGAGCCGGCACGCACCTGGAGCGACCTGCAAGGGCAATTGCTCAAGCTGCGTGATGCGGCGGACGTGGAATGCCCCTATGCCTCGGGCGACCAGGTCGAAGTGCACCTGGAGAACCTGGCCCCGGTGAACAACCAGCTCTACACCAGCAATGGCAACGGCGTCGAAGCCGTCAAGGGCAAGCCGTTGCCGGCGGCCCTGCAATTCGACAGCCTCTACATGCGCCATGTTTCGCTCATGGCGAGCTGGAAGCGGTCGCTGCTGTTCACGCAGCACAGCGACGACGACAAGCCGGATGAATCCTTCGCCAAGGGCCAGTGCGGCGTATTGACGGCGGGATCGAGCGCGCTGGGACGACTGCTCAACGCCAAATCGCTGTCCTTCGGCGTGGCGCCCTTGCCGTACTACGAGCAGGTCACCAAGCAGGCGGGCAAGCCCTTCGTCAGCGGCAGCGCGCTGTGGGTCATGGAGGGCCATCCCGCCACCGAAGACAAGGCTACGTCGGAATTCCTGGCCTGGCTGGCCAAGCCCGTGGTGGCGGCGGAATGGCACCAGCGCACCGGGTATCTGCCCTTGACGGAAGCCGCGTTCCGCGCGTCCGACGTTTCCTTCTATAGCCGCGTCCCGGGTGCCCAGCAAGTCGTGGACAGCATGCGCAGCCAGCCGGCGCCCAACAGCCGTGGCTTCCGCGTGTCCAACTACGACCGTATCGAGCCCATCCTCAGCCGCGAGCTGACCGACGCCATCGACGGCAAGACGCCGCCGGTCGCGGCGCTCAATAGCGCGGCGGCGCAAGCGCGCACCATCGTTCAGCAACGCTGA
- a CDS encoding TcpQ domain-containing protein, whose product MYRLLKTLLLLPWLAACAPPAWLGGASSEGPPGPLPGSRFDFDWRLSGDRPVAPLQVFDDGRQTWLQFAPGQTVPAIFTEQGGVLRPASYTRHEPYIVVQGKWAALVLRGGALQARADYLGAAGQGALPGVGASTAMPAAASGSGAGRQASPLPMAARPGGSGTASGTGSGAADAKGTPATPAPRDARSTRAALPGAQLATAAPVHTKSYRVGPGDENMRRALGRWATLAGWTFQPEHWAADVDIPLAGSADFAGDFKQSVRELLATTELGERPLQPCFYANRVLRVVPLSEACDRTAARPGAAS is encoded by the coding sequence ATGTACCGATTGCTGAAGACGCTGCTCCTGTTGCCATGGCTGGCCGCATGTGCGCCGCCTGCCTGGCTTGGCGGCGCGTCCTCGGAGGGCCCGCCGGGACCGCTGCCCGGCTCTCGCTTCGACTTCGATTGGCGCCTTTCCGGCGATCGGCCGGTCGCGCCATTGCAGGTGTTCGACGACGGCCGCCAGACCTGGCTGCAATTCGCGCCCGGCCAGACCGTGCCGGCGATTTTTACCGAGCAGGGCGGGGTCCTGCGGCCGGCGTCCTACACGCGGCACGAGCCCTACATCGTCGTTCAGGGCAAGTGGGCCGCGCTGGTACTGCGCGGGGGGGCTCTGCAGGCGCGTGCGGATTACCTTGGCGCGGCCGGGCAGGGCGCCTTGCCGGGTGTCGGCGCGTCGACGGCAATGCCGGCGGCGGCGTCCGGTTCCGGAGCGGGCCGGCAGGCGTCGCCGCTCCCCATGGCGGCGCGCCCTGGCGGGTCCGGTACCGCATCCGGTACTGGATCCGGTGCCGCGGACGCAAAGGGGACACCTGCCACACCCGCCCCGCGAGACGCACGGTCAACCCGGGCGGCACTGCCCGGGGCGCAGCTCGCGACCGCAGCACCTGTACACACGAAGTCTTATCGCGTCGGGCCGGGCGATGAAAACATGCGCAGGGCGCTGGGACGCTGGGCGACGCTCGCGGGGTGGACCTTCCAACCCGAACACTGGGCCGCGGATGTCGATATTCCGCTGGCGGGTAGCGCCGATTTCGCCGGGGACTTCAAGCAATCCGTGCGGGAACTGCTGGCGACGACCGAACTGGGCGAGCGGCCTTTGCAGCCCTGCTTCTATGCGAACCGGGTGTTGCGCGTCGTGCCGCTGTCCGAAGCCTGCGACCGTACCGCCGCCCGACCTGGGGCGGCATCATGA